One Capsicum annuum cultivar UCD-10X-F1 chromosome 2, UCD10Xv1.1, whole genome shotgun sequence genomic window carries:
- the LOC107858004 gene encoding 40S ribosomal protein S25-2 yields the protein MAPKKDKAPPPSSKPAKSGGGKQKKKKWSKGKQKEKVNNMVLFDKATYDKLITEAPKYKLITPSVLSDRLRISGSLARKAIRELMAKGLIRMVSAHASQQIYTRATNT from the exons ATG GCACCTAAGAAGGATAAGGCCCCTCCACCATCCTCCAAGCCCGCCAAGTCCGGTGGTGGCAAGCAGAAGAAGAAG AAGTGGAGCAAGGGAAAGCAAAAGGAGAAGGTGAACAACATGGTTTTGTTTGATAAGGCTACTTATGACAAGCTTATCACTGAAGCACCCAAGTATAAGCTCATCACCCCTTCCGTCCTCTCCGACCGTTTGAGG ATAAGTGGATCCCTTGCCAGGAAGGCGATCAGGGAATTGATGGCTAAAGGGTTGATCAGGATGGTGTCTGCTCATGCTAGCCAGCAGATTTACACCCGGGCTACCAACACTTAA
- the LOC107859033 gene encoding nuclear transcription factor Y subunit A-7 isoform X1 has product MTSSVRYQSDGSENEQPENQSESHNESSSPVTGMSVPGTTPNMNYVMPTQLGNGNAMLQAQTAYPYPDPYYRSIFAPYDAQPYPTQTYPAQPMVHVQLMGIQQAGVPLPSDAIDEPVFVNAKQYHGILRRRQSRAKAESEKKLLKARKPYLHESRHLHALKRARGCGGRFLTAKKTDNQQKQDESGDKSQVNTNLESGKDRIASSENDS; this is encoded by the exons ATGACGTCCTCGGTTCGTTATCAGTCag ATGGTAGTGAGAATGAACAGCCAGAGAATCAATCAGAGTCTCACAACGAGTCTTCATCCCCTGTAACTGGAATGTCTGTCCCTGGCACAACACCAAATATGAACTATGTGATGCCCACTCAACTTGGCAATGGAAATGCTATG TTGCAGGCTCAAACAGCTTATCCTTATCCAGACCCATACTATAGGAGCATCTTTGCACCGTACGATGCACAGCCTTATCCTACACAAACTTATCCAGCACAACCAATG GTTCACGTTCAGCTAATGGGAATTCAACAAGCTGGTGTTCCTTTGCCATCAGACGCGATAGACGAACCTGTTTTTGTTAATGCGAAACAGTATCATGGCATCTTGAGGCGTCGACAATCTCGCGCAAAAGCTGAGTCGGAAAAGAAACTTCTGAAAGCTAGGAAG CCCTACTTGCATGAATCACGTCATTTGCATGCATTGAAAAGAGCTAGAGGATGTGGGGGTCGTTTCCTTACAGCAAAGAAAACTGATAATCAGCAGAAACAGGATGAATCTGGTGATAAATCACAAGTCAACACTAATCTTGAGTCTGGAAAAGACAGGATTGCTTCTTCAGAGAATGACTCTTGA
- the LOC107859033 gene encoding nuclear transcription factor Y subunit A-7 isoform X2: protein MTSSVRYQSDGSENEQPENQSESHNESSSPVTGMSVPGTTPNMNYVMPTQLGNGNAMAQTAYPYPDPYYRSIFAPYDAQPYPTQTYPAQPMVHVQLMGIQQAGVPLPSDAIDEPVFVNAKQYHGILRRRQSRAKAESEKKLLKARKPYLHESRHLHALKRARGCGGRFLTAKKTDNQQKQDESGDKSQVNTNLESGKDRIASSENDS from the exons ATGACGTCCTCGGTTCGTTATCAGTCag ATGGTAGTGAGAATGAACAGCCAGAGAATCAATCAGAGTCTCACAACGAGTCTTCATCCCCTGTAACTGGAATGTCTGTCCCTGGCACAACACCAAATATGAACTATGTGATGCCCACTCAACTTGGCAATGGAAATGCTATG GCTCAAACAGCTTATCCTTATCCAGACCCATACTATAGGAGCATCTTTGCACCGTACGATGCACAGCCTTATCCTACACAAACTTATCCAGCACAACCAATG GTTCACGTTCAGCTAATGGGAATTCAACAAGCTGGTGTTCCTTTGCCATCAGACGCGATAGACGAACCTGTTTTTGTTAATGCGAAACAGTATCATGGCATCTTGAGGCGTCGACAATCTCGCGCAAAAGCTGAGTCGGAAAAGAAACTTCTGAAAGCTAGGAAG CCCTACTTGCATGAATCACGTCATTTGCATGCATTGAAAAGAGCTAGAGGATGTGGGGGTCGTTTCCTTACAGCAAAGAAAACTGATAATCAGCAGAAACAGGATGAATCTGGTGATAAATCACAAGTCAACACTAATCTTGAGTCTGGAAAAGACAGGATTGCTTCTTCAGAGAATGACTCTTGA
- the LOC107859033 gene encoding nuclear transcription factor Y subunit A-7 isoform X3 — MSVPGTTPNMNYVMPTQLGNGNAMLQAQTAYPYPDPYYRSIFAPYDAQPYPTQTYPAQPMVHVQLMGIQQAGVPLPSDAIDEPVFVNAKQYHGILRRRQSRAKAESEKKLLKARKPYLHESRHLHALKRARGCGGRFLTAKKTDNQQKQDESGDKSQVNTNLESGKDRIASSENDS, encoded by the exons ATGTCTGTCCCTGGCACAACACCAAATATGAACTATGTGATGCCCACTCAACTTGGCAATGGAAATGCTATG TTGCAGGCTCAAACAGCTTATCCTTATCCAGACCCATACTATAGGAGCATCTTTGCACCGTACGATGCACAGCCTTATCCTACACAAACTTATCCAGCACAACCAATG GTTCACGTTCAGCTAATGGGAATTCAACAAGCTGGTGTTCCTTTGCCATCAGACGCGATAGACGAACCTGTTTTTGTTAATGCGAAACAGTATCATGGCATCTTGAGGCGTCGACAATCTCGCGCAAAAGCTGAGTCGGAAAAGAAACTTCTGAAAGCTAGGAAG CCCTACTTGCATGAATCACGTCATTTGCATGCATTGAAAAGAGCTAGAGGATGTGGGGGTCGTTTCCTTACAGCAAAGAAAACTGATAATCAGCAGAAACAGGATGAATCTGGTGATAAATCACAAGTCAACACTAATCTTGAGTCTGGAAAAGACAGGATTGCTTCTTCAGAGAATGACTCTTGA
- the LOC107859033 gene encoding nuclear transcription factor Y subunit A-7 isoform X5, protein MTSSVRYQSDGSENEQPENQSESHNESSSPVTGMSVPGTTPNMNYVMPTQLGNGNAMLQAQTAYPYPDPYYRSIFAPYDAQPYPTQTYPAQPMVHVQLMGIQQAGVPLPSDAIDEPVFVNAKQYHGILRRRQSRAKAESEKKLLKARKNHYLGRLTVQNNLAALLA, encoded by the exons ATGACGTCCTCGGTTCGTTATCAGTCag ATGGTAGTGAGAATGAACAGCCAGAGAATCAATCAGAGTCTCACAACGAGTCTTCATCCCCTGTAACTGGAATGTCTGTCCCTGGCACAACACCAAATATGAACTATGTGATGCCCACTCAACTTGGCAATGGAAATGCTATG TTGCAGGCTCAAACAGCTTATCCTTATCCAGACCCATACTATAGGAGCATCTTTGCACCGTACGATGCACAGCCTTATCCTACACAAACTTATCCAGCACAACCAATG GTTCACGTTCAGCTAATGGGAATTCAACAAGCTGGTGTTCCTTTGCCATCAGACGCGATAGACGAACCTGTTTTTGTTAATGCGAAACAGTATCATGGCATCTTGAGGCGTCGACAATCTCGCGCAAAAGCTGAGTCGGAAAAGAAACTTCTGAAAGCTAGGAAG AACCATTACCTTGGGAGGCTCACAGTGCAAAATAATCTTGCAGCCCTACTTGCATGA
- the LOC107859033 gene encoding nuclear transcription factor Y subunit A-7 isoform X4, with amino-acid sequence MTSSVRYQSDGSENEQPENQSESHNESSSPVTGMSVPGTTPNMNYVMPTQLGNGNAMLQAQTAYPYPDPYYRSIFAPYDAQPYPTQTYPAQPMVHVQLMGIQQAGVPLPSDAIDEPVFVNAKQYHGILRRRQSRAKAESEKKLLKARKLKDDYQLCWKHLQDPIAYNW; translated from the exons ATGACGTCCTCGGTTCGTTATCAGTCag ATGGTAGTGAGAATGAACAGCCAGAGAATCAATCAGAGTCTCACAACGAGTCTTCATCCCCTGTAACTGGAATGTCTGTCCCTGGCACAACACCAAATATGAACTATGTGATGCCCACTCAACTTGGCAATGGAAATGCTATG TTGCAGGCTCAAACAGCTTATCCTTATCCAGACCCATACTATAGGAGCATCTTTGCACCGTACGATGCACAGCCTTATCCTACACAAACTTATCCAGCACAACCAATG GTTCACGTTCAGCTAATGGGAATTCAACAAGCTGGTGTTCCTTTGCCATCAGACGCGATAGACGAACCTGTTTTTGTTAATGCGAAACAGTATCATGGCATCTTGAGGCGTCGACAATCTCGCGCAAAAGCTGAGTCGGAAAAGAAACTTCTGAAAGCTAGGAAG CTCAAAGATGATTATCAACTGTGCTGGAAACATCTGCAAGATCCAATAGCATATAATTGGTAG
- the LOC107859035 gene encoding E3 ubiquitin-protein ligase DIS1 isoform X3: MSSMLKCHVSAHSSVISSSGSSPLLQCSNGHTLCSSCKPRVHNRCPTCRHELGNIRCLALEKVAASLELPCKYQSFGCIGIIPYYSKLKHESQCSFRPYNCPYAGSECTVIGDIPYLVAHLKDDHKVDMHVGSTFNHRYVKSNPHEVENATWMLTVFSCFGQYFCLHFEAFQLGVAPVYIAFLRFMGDDETAKNFSYSLEVGGNGRKLIWQGVPRSIRDSHRKVRDSFDGLIIQRNMSLFFSGGDRKELKLRVTGRIWKEQ; the protein is encoded by the exons ATGTCCAGTATGCTTAAATGCCATGTATCCGCCCATTCATCAG TAATTAGTTCATCTGGCTCTTCGCCCTTATTGCAGTGCTCCAACGGTCATACTCTGTGTTCTTCTTGCAAACCAAGGGTACATAATCGCTGCCCAACATGTCGGCATGAACTTGGTAACATTCGATGTCTTGCGTTGGAGAAGGTTGCTGCATCTCTCGAACTCCCATGTAAATATCAGAGCTTTGGATGTATCGGCATCATTCCTTACTACAGCAAGCTAAAGCATGAGTCCCAATGCTCTTTCAGACCCTATAATTGCCCTTATGCAGGGTCAGAGTGCACTGTCATTGGCGACATACCATATTTAGTTGCGCATTTGAAAGACGATCATAAAGTTGATATGCATGTGGGCAGTACTTTCAACCATCGTTATGTGAAATCAAATCCCCATGAAGTGGAAAATGCTACATGGATGCTCACA GTTTTCAGTTGCTTTGGTCAGTACTTCTGTTTACACTTTGAAGCATTTCAACTTGGAGTGGCACCCGTTTATATTGCATTTTTACGGTTCATGGGTGATGATGAAACGGCAAAGAACTTCAGCTACAGTCTTGAAGTTGGAGGCAATGGAAGGAAGCTGATTTGGCAAGGGGTACCAAGAAGCATCAGGGACAGTCATCGTAAGGTTCGAGACAGTTTTGATGGCCTCATCATTCAACGTAATATGTCGCTCTTTTTTTCTGGTGGAGACCGGAAAGAATTGAAGCTTAGAGTTACTGGTAGGATATGGAAAGAACAATGA
- the LOC107859035 gene encoding E3 ubiquitin-protein ligase DIS1 isoform X2, protein MKGMATVNPYFDDLQCQPEVVIPPQNEDCTDIGEHMNDPVQQTSKSNVTVSSSVRELLECPVCLNAMYPPIHQCSNGHTLCSSCKPRVHNRCPTCRHELGNIRCLALEKVAASLELPCKYQSFGCIGIIPYYSKLKHESQCSFRPYNCPYAGSECTVIGDIPYLVAHLKDDHKVDMHVGSTFNHRYVKSNPHEVENATWMLTVFSCFGQYFCLHFEAFQLGVAPVYIAFLRFMGDDETAKNFSYSLEVGGNGRKLIWQGVPRSIRDSHRKVRDSFDGLIIQRNMSLFFSGGDRKELKLRVTGRIWKEQ, encoded by the exons ATGAAAGGAATGGCAACTGTAAATCCTTATTTTGATGATTTGCAATGTCAACCCGAGGTCGTTATTCCTCCACAAAATGAAGACTGCACGGACATTGGCGAACATATGAATGATCCTGTTCAACAAACATCAAAATCTAATGTGACTGTTTCCAGCAGTGTTCGTGAATTATTGGAATGTCCAGTATGCTTAAATGCCATGTATCCGCCCATTCATCAG TGCTCCAACGGTCATACTCTGTGTTCTTCTTGCAAACCAAGGGTACATAATCGCTGCCCAACATGTCGGCATGAACTTGGTAACATTCGATGTCTTGCGTTGGAGAAGGTTGCTGCATCTCTCGAACTCCCATGTAAATATCAGAGCTTTGGATGTATCGGCATCATTCCTTACTACAGCAAGCTAAAGCATGAGTCCCAATGCTCTTTCAGACCCTATAATTGCCCTTATGCAGGGTCAGAGTGCACTGTCATTGGCGACATACCATATTTAGTTGCGCATTTGAAAGACGATCATAAAGTTGATATGCATGTGGGCAGTACTTTCAACCATCGTTATGTGAAATCAAATCCCCATGAAGTGGAAAATGCTACATGGATGCTCACA GTTTTCAGTTGCTTTGGTCAGTACTTCTGTTTACACTTTGAAGCATTTCAACTTGGAGTGGCACCCGTTTATATTGCATTTTTACGGTTCATGGGTGATGATGAAACGGCAAAGAACTTCAGCTACAGTCTTGAAGTTGGAGGCAATGGAAGGAAGCTGATTTGGCAAGGGGTACCAAGAAGCATCAGGGACAGTCATCGTAAGGTTCGAGACAGTTTTGATGGCCTCATCATTCAACGTAATATGTCGCTCTTTTTTTCTGGTGGAGACCGGAAAGAATTGAAGCTTAGAGTTACTGGTAGGATATGGAAAGAACAATGA
- the LOC107859035 gene encoding E3 ubiquitin-protein ligase DIS1 isoform X1 — protein sequence MEYLAHAGINNFMKGMATVNPYFDDLQCQPEVVIPPQNEDCTDIGEHMNDPVQQTSKSNVTVSSSVRELLECPVCLNAMYPPIHQCSNGHTLCSSCKPRVHNRCPTCRHELGNIRCLALEKVAASLELPCKYQSFGCIGIIPYYSKLKHESQCSFRPYNCPYAGSECTVIGDIPYLVAHLKDDHKVDMHVGSTFNHRYVKSNPHEVENATWMLTVFSCFGQYFCLHFEAFQLGVAPVYIAFLRFMGDDETAKNFSYSLEVGGNGRKLIWQGVPRSIRDSHRKVRDSFDGLIIQRNMSLFFSGGDRKELKLRVTGRIWKEQ from the exons ATGGAGTACTTGGCACATGCAGGAATTAACAATTTTATGAAAGGAATGGCAACTGTAAATCCTTATTTTGATGATTTGCAATGTCAACCCGAGGTCGTTATTCCTCCACAAAATGAAGACTGCACGGACATTGGCGAACATATGAATGATCCTGTTCAACAAACATCAAAATCTAATGTGACTGTTTCCAGCAGTGTTCGTGAATTATTGGAATGTCCAGTATGCTTAAATGCCATGTATCCGCCCATTCATCAG TGCTCCAACGGTCATACTCTGTGTTCTTCTTGCAAACCAAGGGTACATAATCGCTGCCCAACATGTCGGCATGAACTTGGTAACATTCGATGTCTTGCGTTGGAGAAGGTTGCTGCATCTCTCGAACTCCCATGTAAATATCAGAGCTTTGGATGTATCGGCATCATTCCTTACTACAGCAAGCTAAAGCATGAGTCCCAATGCTCTTTCAGACCCTATAATTGCCCTTATGCAGGGTCAGAGTGCACTGTCATTGGCGACATACCATATTTAGTTGCGCATTTGAAAGACGATCATAAAGTTGATATGCATGTGGGCAGTACTTTCAACCATCGTTATGTGAAATCAAATCCCCATGAAGTGGAAAATGCTACATGGATGCTCACA GTTTTCAGTTGCTTTGGTCAGTACTTCTGTTTACACTTTGAAGCATTTCAACTTGGAGTGGCACCCGTTTATATTGCATTTTTACGGTTCATGGGTGATGATGAAACGGCAAAGAACTTCAGCTACAGTCTTGAAGTTGGAGGCAATGGAAGGAAGCTGATTTGGCAAGGGGTACCAAGAAGCATCAGGGACAGTCATCGTAAGGTTCGAGACAGTTTTGATGGCCTCATCATTCAACGTAATATGTCGCTCTTTTTTTCTGGTGGAGACCGGAAAGAATTGAAGCTTAGAGTTACTGGTAGGATATGGAAAGAACAATGA